From one Magnolia sinica isolate HGM2019 chromosome 18, MsV1, whole genome shotgun sequence genomic stretch:
- the LOC131233428 gene encoding pentatricopeptide repeat-containing protein At1g31920, whose amino-acid sequence MFRASVIQQTNLFIAPESTANVSELKPKEQECFSLLQKCKSMDEFKQAHARTIKLGLERDARAAHELITACALSAWGSMDYARLIFDQINDPLPFDFNTMMRGYIDDSDPITALLLYKEMQERGAKPDAFTYPPLLRGCALLSALREGTQIHGHVFKFGFESDLFTQNSLINMYGKRGQIEHSSKVFDQMRHRSVASWSALIAAYARLGFWDECLGLFGTMSSEGWRADESTLVNVLCSCGHLGALDLGRSTHGFLMKTIYGHNVIAETSLIDMYIKCGRLTKGLSLFESMPKKNIVTYSVMISGLAMHGEGRMALQLFSDMITEGIKPDNVVYVGVLSACSHAGLIDEGLQCFDRLRFEHRITPTIQHYGCMVDLLGRAGMLDQAHELIRSMPMEPNDVVWRCLLSACKVHNNLELAESTSRHLFQLDPHNGGDYVLLSNIYARSLRWDAVAKIWTDMVRRGAVQTPGFSMVEVRRKLHRFVSQDMSHPKSYEVYEMLHQIGWQLRFEGYCPDTSQVLFDVDEEEKKRLLYGHSQKLAIAFALISTSQGSPIRVVKNLRMCNDCHDVTKMISKIFKREISVRDRNRFHHFRDGRCSCGDYW is encoded by the coding sequence ATGTTTAGAGCTTCAGTAATTCAGCAGACCAATCTTTTTATAGCGCCTGAGAGCACCGCCAACGTCTCTGAACTGAAACCGAAGGAACAGGAATGCTTCTCTCTGTTgcagaaatgcaagagcatggATGAATTCAAGCAGGCCCATGCTCGAACCATCAAGCTCGGGCTCGAACGTGATGCTCGTGCAGCCCATGAACTCATCACGGCCTGCGCTCTCTCAGCATGGGGCAGCATGGACTACGCCCGCTTGATCTTCGACCAGATCAATGACCCATTGCCATTTGATTTCAACACCATGATGAGAGGATACATCGATGACAGCGACCCAATCACAGCACTTCTCTTGTATAAAGAGATGCAAGAGAGAGGAGCGAAACCGGATGCATTCACCTACCCTCCTCTCTTAAGGGGCTGTGCCCTTCTGTCGGCTCTTCGGGAAGGAACACAGATTCATGGGCATGTCTTTAAGTTTGGGTTCGAATCCGATCTCTTCACACAGAACAGCTTGATCAACATGTATGGAAAACGTGGCCAGATCGAGCATTCCAGCAAAGTGTTTGATCAGATGCGCCACAGGAGTGTTGCTTCATGGAGTGCCCTCATTGCAGCCTATGCTAGATTGGGCTTCTGGGATGAGTGTTTGGGTCTGTTTGGGACCATGAGCAGTGAAGGTTGGAGGGCTGATGAGAGCACATTAGTCAATGTCCTCTGTTCATGTGGCCATTTGGGTGCCCTTGATTTGGGGAGGTCCACCCATGGGTTCCTGATGAAGACCATCTATGGACACAATGTCATTGCAGAGACGTCACTGATTGACATGTACATCAAATGCGGGCGCCTGACGAAAGGGCTATCTCTCTTTGAGAGCATGCCCAAGAAGAACATAGTGACTTACAGTGTCATGATATCCGGCCTTGCGATGCATGGCGAAGGCAGGATGGCCCTGCAGCTCTTCTCGGACATGATCACAGAAGGGATAAAACCCGACAATGTTGTCTATGTGGGCGTTTTGAGTGCTTGTAGCCATGCAGGGCTGATTGATGAGGGTCTCCAGTGCTTTGATAGACTGAGATTCGAGCACCGGATAACCCCCACAATTCAGCATTACGGATGCATGGTGGACCTGTTGGGCCGTGCCGGGATGCTTGATCAAGCACATGAGCTGATCAGGAGCATGCCCATGGAACCAAACGACGTAGTTTGGCGTTGCCTGCTCAGTGCATGTAAGGTCCACAACAACCTCGAATTGGCAGAATCCACCAGTAGACATCTATTCCAATTAGACCCACATAATGGAGGCGATTATGTCCTTCTATCAAACATATATGCGCGGTCCCTACGGTGGGATGCCGTTGCAAAGATCTGGACGGATATGGTGCGTAGAGGCGCGGTTCAAACACCTGGATTTAGTATGGTAGAGGTGAGGAGGAAGTTGCACAGGTTTGTTTCACAGgacatgtcacaccccaaaagcTATGAAGTGTATGAAATGCTGCATCAGATAGGCTGGCAGCTGAGATTTGAAGGCTACTGCCCTGATACATCCCAAGTACTGTTCGATGTCgatgaggaagaaaagaaaaggctgcTCTATGGCCATAGCCAAAAGCTCGCGATAGCTTTTGCTCTCATATCAACCAGCCAAGGTTCGCCAATCAGAGTAGTTAAGAACCTTCGAATGTGTAACGACTGTCATGATGTTACCAAAATGATTTCAAAGATCTTTAAGCGGGAAATCTCCGTTAGAGATCGAAATCGATTCCATCACTTCAGGGATGGGAGATGCTCATGTGGAGACTACTGGTGA